A region from the Actinoplanes sp. OR16 genome encodes:
- a CDS encoding DUF5319 domain-containing protein: MQEEPIDPFNGDPADPAAGLDDLNEDAESDPLTEDERQDVLEDLSDLEIYQALLSPTGIRGLVIECEDCHEPHYFDWDLLRGNLRHLLDSGRPRVHEPAYDPDPDHYVTWEYARGYADGVHDTLTEGSEEDQS; the protein is encoded by the coding sequence GTGCAAGAAGAGCCGATCGACCCGTTCAACGGCGATCCCGCCGACCCGGCCGCCGGACTCGACGACCTCAACGAGGACGCCGAGTCCGACCCGCTGACCGAGGACGAACGGCAGGACGTCCTGGAGGACCTCTCCGACCTGGAGATCTATCAGGCACTGCTGAGTCCGACGGGCATCCGCGGGCTGGTCATCGAGTGCGAGGACTGCCACGAGCCGCACTATTTCGACTGGGATCTGCTCCGAGGAAACCTTCGGCACCTGCTGGACAGCGGACGACCGAGGGTGCACGAGCCCGCGTACGACCCGGACCCCGACCACTACGTCACGTGGGAGTACGCACGGGGTTACGCCGACGGGGTGCACGACACCCTGACCGAAGGGTCGGAAGAAGACCAGAGCTGA
- a CDS encoding LCP family protein: MRNSKITWAVVAGAVVALLAGVGVAIAMNRSSNTSAATPTSSAAASQAAGPSVAPSPSVSPGADIEGPLDLVLIGVDTRVSVPGWEPHADTVMLLHVDAGLKSAYLYSLPRDLRVEMPAYKKAGFSGGRYKLTEAMSRGSRIPGEKTKKSVEQGYELLTRSLSDYTGIKKFQAGAILNFGGLERLVDQLGGIDMTIDQRTKSRHRQPDGSARPLAPGGGDHTGPQMIYQTGERHLVGWQAIDYARQRYGLPNGDYDRQRHQRQMVSAILTKAFSQGLDDPAKLGGVIKALGESLVYVGGRTPFEYAYALRDLKPAGITLVDLPGAGVMSGGRYLGEQLKSEGSGFLKALVKNKAEDYLADHPKLVNKL, translated from the coding sequence ATGCGGAACAGCAAGATCACTTGGGCGGTGGTCGCCGGCGCGGTCGTGGCGTTACTCGCCGGCGTGGGCGTCGCCATCGCCATGAATCGGAGTTCGAACACCTCGGCCGCGACGCCGACGAGCTCCGCGGCCGCCTCGCAGGCGGCCGGCCCGTCGGTCGCGCCCTCGCCGTCCGTCTCCCCCGGCGCCGACATCGAAGGGCCGCTCGACCTGGTCCTCATCGGCGTCGACACCCGGGTCAGCGTGCCCGGCTGGGAACCGCACGCCGACACGGTGATGCTGCTGCACGTCGACGCCGGGCTCAAGTCCGCGTACCTGTATTCCCTCCCCCGCGACCTCCGCGTCGAAATGCCCGCCTACAAGAAGGCGGGCTTCTCCGGCGGGCGCTACAAGCTCACCGAGGCGATGAGCCGCGGCTCGCGGATTCCCGGCGAGAAGACCAAGAAGAGCGTCGAGCAGGGGTACGAACTACTGACCCGCAGCCTGAGTGACTACACCGGCATCAAGAAGTTCCAGGCCGGCGCGATCCTCAACTTCGGCGGCCTGGAGCGGCTGGTCGACCAGCTCGGCGGCATCGACATGACGATCGACCAGCGGACCAAGTCGCGGCACCGTCAGCCGGACGGCTCGGCGCGGCCCCTGGCGCCCGGCGGCGGTGACCACACCGGACCGCAGATGATCTACCAGACCGGCGAGCGGCACCTGGTCGGCTGGCAGGCGATCGACTACGCCCGGCAGCGCTACGGCCTGCCGAACGGCGACTACGACCGGCAGCGGCACCAGCGCCAGATGGTCAGCGCGATCCTCACCAAGGCGTTCTCCCAGGGCCTGGACGACCCGGCGAAGCTCGGCGGCGTGATCAAGGCGCTCGGCGAGTCCCTCGTCTACGTGGGCGGGCGTACGCCTTTCGAGTACGCCTACGCGCTGCGCGACCTGAAGCCGGCCGGCATCACCCTGGTCGACCTGCCCGGCGCGGGCGTCATGAGCGGCGGCAGATACCTCGGTGAGCAGCTGAAGTCCGAGGGAAGCGGCTTCCTCAAGGCGCTCGTGAAGAACAAGGCCGAGGACTACCTCGCCGACCATCCCAAGCTGGTCAACAAGCTGTAG
- a CDS encoding WhiB family transcriptional regulator yields MSNVRRLPGPIADLWDWQRLGLCRGRDSAQFFHPDGERGSSRNRREAKAKSMCGACPVRAECAAHALAVREPYGVWGGFSESERLRLLAVGWEDLADRHGRVDLARLEARLGRPHKTAVPAQRQAPAA; encoded by the coding sequence ATGTCGAACGTTCGCAGACTGCCCGGCCCCATCGCCGACCTGTGGGACTGGCAAAGACTCGGACTCTGCCGAGGCCGGGACAGTGCACAGTTCTTCCACCCCGACGGCGAGCGCGGGTCGTCCCGCAATCGCCGCGAGGCCAAGGCAAAGTCGATGTGTGGCGCGTGCCCGGTCCGGGCCGAGTGCGCCGCACACGCTCTGGCGGTTCGCGAGCCGTACGGAGTTTGGGGAGGTTTCAGCGAATCGGAGCGGCTGCGGCTGCTCGCGGTCGGCTGGGAGGACCTGGCGGATCGTCACGGACGAGTCGACCTTGCCCGGCTCGAGGCGCGCCTCGGCCGGCCCCACAAGACGGCGGTACCCGCGCAACGGCAGGCACCGGCGGCCTGA
- a CDS encoding response regulator transcription factor has product MRTVLVCVRTPLAAQTVASTAARLGMTGVVRTAVSETEAMIRLAERPAEVVLADTAVTRPDSVGFTRRVLARAPQAQVVLFGAEDPRVAAAAVAAGARGVIRGVEHDLVSVVAKALLLLLLPVRPQGMPINGANAQPATVAGGVRNNNSPAARGQYAPGMGIPNAAAVPAMLGPNAPMVPAQRGDAPIDPATGRPMVAWPGNEAGVGMGEAAPAGRRLTLTERELQVLRGMADGKSNAEIGRELFVSEDTVKTHARRLFRKLGARDRAHAVAAGFRAGLVA; this is encoded by the coding sequence GTGCGTACCGTCCTCGTGTGCGTCCGAACCCCGCTGGCGGCCCAGACCGTCGCGTCCACCGCGGCCCGGCTCGGCATGACCGGTGTCGTCCGGACCGCGGTCAGCGAGACCGAGGCCATGATCCGACTGGCGGAACGGCCGGCCGAAGTGGTCCTGGCTGACACCGCCGTAACCCGGCCCGACAGTGTCGGGTTCACCCGGCGCGTGCTCGCACGCGCCCCACAGGCTCAAGTGGTGCTCTTCGGCGCGGAAGACCCCCGGGTCGCCGCGGCGGCGGTCGCCGCCGGCGCTCGTGGCGTCATCCGTGGCGTCGAGCACGACCTGGTCAGCGTCGTCGCCAAGGCGCTGCTCCTGCTGCTGTTGCCGGTGCGCCCGCAGGGCATGCCGATCAACGGCGCGAACGCCCAGCCGGCCACGGTGGCCGGCGGGGTCCGCAACAACAACTCCCCGGCGGCCCGGGGCCAGTACGCGCCCGGCATGGGAATCCCGAACGCGGCGGCAGTGCCGGCCATGCTCGGGCCGAACGCGCCGATGGTCCCGGCACAGCGCGGCGACGCCCCGATCGACCCGGCCACCGGCCGGCCGATGGTGGCCTGGCCCGGCAACGAAGCCGGGGTGGGGATGGGCGAGGCCGCTCCGGCGGGCCGCCGGCTCACCCTGACCGAGCGGGAGCTCCAGGTCCTGCGCGGGATGGCGGACGGCAAGAGCAACGCCGAGATCGGCCGGGAGCTCTTCGTCTCGGAGGACACCGTGAAGACGCACGCGAGGCGCCTCTTCCGGAAACTGGGCGCCCGCGACCGAGCCCATGCGGTCGCCGCCGGTTTCCGAGCAGGCCTGGTGGCCTGA
- a CDS encoding pitrilysin family protein — MITQTEVGGIPAVLAPTTGPMHAGLVFRVGFADEPLAKRGITHLIEHLALHAFGVADYHYNGATGTEYTFFHMQGAEADIVAFLNGVCTALNDLPMHRLPTEKEILRTEENTRGEGPTEALPLWRHGARDYGVATYPEWGLSGITPDDLRAWVARYFTVENAALWIAGPAVPAGLELTLPHGERRPAPEPSSALPVRPAYFPGPSNVVAWDAVVERSTSAGVFSGVLERSLFRSLRQESGLSYTVQAAYEPRSGGRAVITAFADALPEKQGAVLGGFVDVLASLRLGLVDEADVIAVVNQRVEELERAEENGTRLPGQAFNLLAGRPVQAAAELIAEVRAVTREQVAAVGAAAFADGLLMTPGRTGADWAGYTPAPNDSEKVAEGNRYASMDDPDLSFVAGDRGVSLLGDGSAATVFYDECAVLLAWPDGARRFVGNDGIQVHFEPTLYPNGHAVVPALDARVRPELRASMPSRDPQRIPQPRPAQAAEPAAGGKTWPVIVLVLLSPIMIFLGFFGLAFVVAAFADDVDRAVEVTIGVTFLAFAALAGWGVVWAIRRLRR; from the coding sequence ATGATCACGCAGACCGAGGTGGGCGGCATACCCGCCGTGCTCGCCCCGACCACCGGGCCGATGCACGCCGGGCTGGTCTTCCGGGTGGGGTTCGCGGACGAGCCGCTCGCCAAGCGCGGCATCACCCACCTGATCGAGCATCTCGCGCTGCACGCGTTCGGGGTGGCCGACTACCACTACAACGGCGCGACCGGCACCGAGTACACGTTCTTCCACATGCAGGGCGCCGAGGCCGACATCGTGGCGTTCCTCAACGGGGTGTGCACCGCGCTGAACGATCTGCCGATGCACCGGCTGCCCACCGAGAAGGAGATCCTGCGCACCGAGGAGAACACTCGCGGCGAGGGTCCGACCGAGGCGCTTCCGCTGTGGCGGCACGGCGCCCGGGACTACGGCGTCGCGACCTACCCGGAGTGGGGTCTCTCCGGCATCACTCCGGACGACCTGCGCGCCTGGGTGGCCCGGTACTTCACGGTGGAGAACGCCGCGCTCTGGATCGCCGGTCCGGCGGTCCCGGCCGGGCTCGAACTCACTCTGCCGCACGGCGAGCGGCGACCGGCCCCGGAGCCGTCGTCGGCCCTGCCGGTGCGGCCGGCGTACTTCCCGGGACCGTCCAACGTGGTCGCCTGGGACGCCGTCGTCGAGCGGTCGACCAGCGCCGGTGTCTTCTCCGGTGTTCTGGAACGGTCGCTGTTCCGGTCGCTGCGGCAGGAGAGCGGGCTGTCCTACACGGTGCAGGCCGCGTACGAGCCGCGGTCCGGCGGCCGGGCCGTGATCACCGCGTTCGCCGACGCGCTGCCGGAGAAGCAGGGTGCGGTGCTCGGCGGTTTCGTCGACGTGCTCGCCTCGCTGCGGCTCGGCCTGGTCGACGAGGCCGACGTGATCGCCGTGGTGAACCAGCGGGTCGAGGAGCTGGAGCGGGCCGAGGAGAACGGGACACGGCTGCCCGGGCAGGCGTTCAACCTGCTCGCCGGTCGTCCGGTGCAGGCCGCCGCGGAGCTGATCGCCGAGGTGCGGGCGGTCACCCGGGAGCAGGTCGCCGCGGTCGGTGCTGCCGCGTTCGCCGACGGGCTGCTGATGACGCCGGGCCGTACCGGCGCGGACTGGGCCGGCTACACCCCCGCCCCGAACGACTCCGAGAAGGTGGCCGAGGGCAACCGGTACGCCTCGATGGACGATCCGGATCTGTCCTTCGTGGCCGGCGACCGCGGGGTGAGCCTGCTCGGCGACGGCTCGGCCGCGACCGTCTTCTACGACGAGTGCGCGGTGCTGCTGGCCTGGCCGGACGGCGCCCGCCGGTTCGTCGGGAACGACGGCATCCAGGTGCACTTCGAGCCCACTCTCTACCCGAACGGGCACGCCGTGGTTCCGGCTCTCGATGCCCGCGTACGGCCGGAGCTGCGCGCCAGCATGCCGAGCCGTGATCCGCAGCGGATCCCGCAGCCACGCCCGGCGCAGGCCGCCGAGCCGGCCGCCGGCGGCAAGACCTGGCCGGTGATCGTGCTGGTGCTGCTCTCGCCGATAATGATCTTCTTGGGCTTCTTCGGCCTGGCCTTCGTGGTGGCCGCGTTCGCCGACGACGTGGACCGGGCAGTGGAGGTCACCATCGGGGTTACCTTCCTGGCGTTCGCGGCGCTCGCCGGCTGGGGCGTCGTCTGGGCCATCCGCCGGTTGCGTCGCTGA
- a CDS encoding molybdopterin-dependent oxidoreductase yields MRASVRAGLAGVVAAGAAIGVAELIAVFTGAASSPLVAVGGVVVDHVPASVKDFGIAVFGVHDKTALVIGTAILLGLYSYGVGLLAGRGRWVMAVAGIGLFGLAGAAAAVSREGVGPAGALPSLIGAAVAAAVLWGLRAGYQRDGSEARTPGRAEPAGEVIAPYEKESRRRFLRDLGIVAAVAAGAGVAGRMLSSRRAVDVARQQVALPVAVESAPPLPSGVQAPGAVPYVTPNRDFYRIDTAIVTPQVDPATWTLRIHGMVRNPIEITWAELLRRPMVERYLTLACVSNEVGDDLIGNALWLGTPIKALIDEADPLPEADQAVQRSVDGWTCGTPTAALRDGRDALLAIGMNGEPLPVAHGFPVRMVVPGLYGYVSACKWITEIELTRFADFDAYWVPRGWSAQAPIKTQSRIDTPRGGSSRRAGPITIAGVAWAQHRGIAKVEVQVDDGPWEEASLAPAVSADTWRQWSHPWQATAGRHSLRVRATDSDGVTQIANAAPPAPDGATGWHQVEVTVE; encoded by the coding sequence GTGAGAGCTTCTGTCCGGGCCGGGCTGGCCGGTGTCGTCGCCGCGGGCGCCGCGATCGGTGTCGCCGAGTTGATCGCCGTGTTCACCGGTGCGGCGTCGAGTCCTCTGGTCGCCGTCGGCGGTGTGGTGGTCGATCACGTGCCGGCGTCCGTCAAGGACTTCGGCATCGCGGTCTTCGGGGTGCACGACAAGACCGCTTTGGTGATCGGCACCGCGATTCTTCTGGGCCTCTACTCGTACGGGGTGGGCCTGCTCGCCGGCCGCGGCCGCTGGGTCATGGCCGTCGCCGGGATCGGGTTGTTCGGGCTCGCGGGCGCTGCCGCGGCGGTGAGTCGCGAGGGCGTCGGGCCGGCCGGGGCGCTGCCGTCGCTGATCGGCGCGGCCGTCGCGGCAGCCGTGCTGTGGGGACTTCGGGCCGGTTATCAGCGGGACGGTTCGGAGGCTCGAACCCCGGGACGGGCCGAGCCGGCGGGTGAGGTGATCGCTCCGTACGAGAAAGAGAGCCGCCGCCGATTCCTGCGAGATCTGGGGATCGTGGCCGCGGTCGCCGCAGGCGCCGGTGTGGCCGGCCGGATGCTGAGCTCGCGCCGCGCGGTGGACGTCGCGAGGCAGCAGGTCGCGCTGCCGGTCGCCGTGGAGAGCGCGCCGCCGCTGCCGAGCGGGGTGCAGGCACCGGGAGCCGTCCCCTATGTCACTCCCAACCGGGATTTCTACCGCATCGATACCGCCATCGTCACGCCGCAGGTGGACCCGGCCACGTGGACTTTGCGCATCCACGGCATGGTGCGGAATCCCATCGAGATCACCTGGGCCGAGCTTCTGCGGCGTCCGATGGTCGAGCGGTACCTGACCCTCGCGTGCGTCTCCAACGAGGTCGGCGACGATCTGATCGGCAACGCGCTGTGGCTCGGCACCCCGATCAAGGCGCTGATCGACGAGGCGGACCCGCTGCCCGAAGCCGATCAGGCGGTGCAGAGGTCGGTCGACGGCTGGACGTGCGGCACCCCGACGGCGGCGCTGCGGGACGGCCGCGACGCGCTGCTGGCGATCGGGATGAACGGCGAGCCGCTTCCGGTCGCGCACGGATTCCCGGTCCGGATGGTCGTCCCCGGCCTCTACGGCTACGTCTCGGCCTGCAAGTGGATCACCGAGATCGAGCTGACCAGGTTCGCCGACTTCGACGCTTACTGGGTGCCCCGGGGCTGGTCGGCGCAGGCACCCATCAAGACCCAGTCCCGGATCGACACCCCGCGCGGCGGCTCGTCACGCCGAGCCGGACCGATCACGATCGCCGGAGTGGCCTGGGCACAGCACCGCGGCATCGCGAAGGTCGAAGTACAGGTCGACGACGGTCCCTGGGAAGAGGCCTCGCTCGCGCCGGCGGTGTCGGCCGACACCTGGCGGCAGTGGAGCCACCCCTGGCAGGCGACAGCGGGTCGTCATTCCCTGAGAGTGCGAGCGACCGATTCCGACGGGGTGACACAAATAGCGAACGCCGCGCCGCCGGCCCCGGACGGGGCCACCGGGTGGCACCAGGTCGAGGTCACTGTCGAGTAG
- a CDS encoding M1 family metallopeptidase, giving the protein MTRRVIGTLALLTVMAGCSTGSEPDDPAPSPSPAASFSPGAAGAGDPYFPAYGNGGYDVAGYDLALKYDPKAGTLDGTATIAATATQDLSRFNLDLAHLKAREITVDGTVATSTAAGNELTVTPAAGIVAGTRFTTVIQYGGTPGQLENKVLGNGGWMRTADGGIALGQPESASTWFPVNDHPSDKATLKLAMTVPDGVEVLSNGVPGERTTADGWTTWNWSENSPMASYLATVVIGQYRITTAEHNGLPMITAIPASYSATGPEAKSLARTGEITDFLATRFGPYPFDANGGVVVDEEKIRYALETQSRPVYGNTFFTNGENPGVVAHELAHQWFGDSVALTRWQDIWLNEGFATYAEWLWSEHSGEATAAELFETTYNTFNWSEIPGDPTPNRLFGSAVYQRGGMTVHALRETIGDAAFDKLVKSWTADHKNGNVTTAQFIEAAEQSSGKNLKSFFDAWLYGVKKPPAP; this is encoded by the coding sequence ATGACGCGACGGGTTATCGGCACGCTGGCCCTCCTCACCGTGATGGCCGGTTGTTCGACGGGCTCGGAACCGGATGATCCGGCGCCGAGCCCGTCGCCTGCGGCCTCCTTCTCACCCGGCGCGGCCGGGGCCGGCGACCCGTACTTCCCGGCGTACGGCAACGGCGGTTACGACGTGGCCGGCTACGACCTGGCGCTGAAGTACGACCCGAAGGCCGGGACGCTGGACGGCACCGCGACGATCGCCGCGACCGCCACCCAGGACCTCTCCCGGTTCAACCTGGACCTGGCGCACCTGAAGGCCCGCGAGATCACCGTGGACGGCACGGTCGCCACCAGCACGGCAGCGGGCAACGAGCTGACCGTCACGCCCGCCGCCGGCATCGTCGCGGGCACCCGGTTCACCACCGTGATCCAGTACGGCGGAACCCCCGGTCAGCTGGAGAACAAGGTCCTCGGCAACGGCGGGTGGATGCGTACCGCCGACGGTGGCATCGCGCTCGGCCAGCCGGAGTCGGCGAGCACCTGGTTCCCGGTCAACGACCACCCGTCCGACAAGGCCACCCTGAAACTGGCGATGACCGTCCCGGACGGCGTCGAGGTGCTCAGCAACGGCGTGCCCGGTGAGCGGACCACCGCGGACGGCTGGACCACCTGGAACTGGTCGGAGAACTCCCCGATGGCGAGTTACCTGGCCACCGTCGTGATCGGCCAGTACCGGATCACCACGGCCGAGCACAACGGACTGCCGATGATCACGGCGATCCCGGCGTCGTACTCCGCGACCGGCCCGGAAGCGAAGTCGCTGGCCCGCACCGGCGAGATCACCGACTTCCTGGCGACGCGGTTCGGCCCGTACCCGTTCGACGCCAACGGTGGTGTGGTCGTCGACGAGGAGAAGATCCGGTACGCGCTGGAGACCCAGTCCCGGCCGGTCTACGGCAACACGTTCTTCACGAATGGCGAGAATCCGGGCGTGGTCGCGCACGAACTGGCCCACCAGTGGTTCGGTGACAGCGTCGCCCTGACCCGCTGGCAGGACATCTGGCTGAACGAGGGCTTCGCCACCTACGCCGAGTGGCTCTGGTCCGAGCACTCCGGCGAGGCGACGGCGGCCGAACTGTTCGAGACGACCTACAACACCTTCAACTGGTCCGAGATCCCCGGCGACCCGACCCCGAATCGCCTGTTCGGCTCCGCCGTCTACCAACGAGGCGGCATGACAGTCCACGCACTGCGCGAAACCATCGGCGACGCCGCATTCGACAAGCTCGTGAAGTCCTGGACCGCCGACCACAAGAACGGCAACGTGACCACAGCCCAGTTCATAGAGGCAGCCGAGCAGAGCTCAGGCAAGAACTTGAAGTCTTTCTTCGACGCCTGGCTCTATGGCGTCAAGAAACCCCCAGCCCCGTAG
- the guaB gene encoding IMP dehydrogenase, producing METDSARTVPLGLTFDDVLLQPGESDVVPSRVNTVTRLTRNVELSIPLLSAGMDTVTEARMAIAMARQGGIGVLHRNLSVEDQAAQVDLVKRSESGMITNPVTCSPDDTLRQVDALCARYRISGAPVVDGNGVLVGIVTNRDMRFVSDFDAKVRDVMTKAPLITARVGVSKDEALELLAKHKVEKLPLVDEAGHLRGLITVKDFTKSEQYPNAAKDPQGRLRVAAAVGVGDDSYKRARALVDAGVDVVIVDTAHGHQRAVLEMVARLKKDVAIDIVGGNVATYAGAKALVEAGADAVKVGVGPGAICTTRIVAGVGVPQITAIMEANRACAPAGVPVIGDGGIQYSGDIAKAIVAGASTVMLGSLLAGSEESPGELIFMNGKQFKSYRGMGSLGAMQSRGQAKSYSKDRYFQQDVNEDKLVPEGVEGQVPYRGPLSRVAHQLIGGLRAAMGYVGAETIPDLQERGQLIRITAAGLKESHPHDIQMTVEAPNYHSR from the coding sequence GTGGAAACTGACAGCGCCCGCACTGTTCCGCTCGGCCTGACCTTCGACGACGTGCTGCTGCAGCCCGGTGAGTCGGACGTCGTTCCCAGCCGGGTCAACACCGTGACGCGTCTGACGCGCAACGTCGAACTCTCCATTCCGCTGCTCTCCGCCGGCATGGACACCGTGACCGAGGCGCGCATGGCGATCGCCATGGCCCGCCAGGGCGGCATCGGCGTTCTGCACCGCAATCTCTCGGTGGAGGACCAGGCGGCCCAGGTCGACCTGGTGAAGCGCTCCGAGTCCGGCATGATCACGAACCCGGTCACCTGCAGCCCGGACGACACCCTGCGGCAGGTCGACGCGCTCTGCGCCCGCTACCGCATCTCCGGCGCCCCGGTCGTGGACGGCAACGGCGTGCTGGTCGGCATCGTCACCAACCGTGACATGCGGTTCGTCAGCGACTTCGACGCCAAGGTGCGCGACGTCATGACGAAGGCGCCGCTGATCACCGCGCGGGTCGGCGTGAGCAAGGACGAGGCGCTGGAGCTGCTCGCCAAGCACAAGGTGGAGAAGCTGCCGCTGGTCGACGAGGCCGGTCACCTGCGCGGCCTGATCACCGTGAAGGACTTCACCAAGTCCGAGCAGTACCCGAACGCCGCGAAGGACCCGCAGGGCCGGCTCCGGGTGGCGGCGGCCGTCGGGGTGGGCGACGACTCTTACAAGCGGGCGCGTGCCCTGGTCGACGCCGGCGTCGACGTGGTCATCGTCGACACCGCGCACGGCCACCAGCGGGCCGTGCTGGAGATGGTGGCCCGCCTGAAGAAGGACGTCGCCATCGACATCGTCGGCGGCAACGTGGCGACCTACGCCGGGGCGAAGGCCCTGGTCGAGGCGGGCGCCGACGCCGTGAAGGTGGGCGTCGGCCCGGGCGCCATCTGCACGACCCGGATCGTCGCCGGTGTCGGCGTGCCGCAGATCACCGCGATCATGGAGGCGAACCGCGCGTGTGCTCCCGCCGGTGTGCCGGTGATCGGTGACGGTGGCATCCAGTACAGCGGCGACATCGCCAAGGCGATCGTGGCCGGCGCGAGCACCGTCATGCTGGGCAGCCTGCTGGCGGGCTCCGAGGAAAGCCCCGGCGAGCTGATCTTCATGAACGGCAAGCAGTTCAAGTCGTACCGCGGCATGGGGTCGCTCGGTGCGATGCAGTCCCGCGGTCAGGCCAAGTCTTACTCGAAGGACCGTTACTTCCAGCAGGATGTGAACGAGGACAAGCTGGTCCCGGAGGGCGTCGAGGGTCAGGTGCCCTATCGTGGTCCTCTGTCCAGGGTGGCGCACCAGCTCATCGGCGGGCTGCGCGCTGCCATGGGCTACGTGGGCGCGGAGACCATCCCCGACCTGCAGGAGCGCGGACAGCTCATCCGGATCACTGCGGCCGGGCTCAAGGAGAGCCACCCGCACGACATCCAGATGACGGTCGAGGCTCCTAACTACCACTCCCGCTAA
- a CDS encoding GuaB3 family IMP dehydrogenase-related protein, protein MRDVVEIGLGKTAQRGYHLDDIAIVPSRRTRDVDDVSTEWKLDAYPFKIPCVAHPSDATQSPESVIALGRLGGLGVLNAEGLWTRYEDPTKILEELASLGEDSDATKRLQEVYAEPIKPELITERVRQIRASGVTTAVRVSPQHTLALAPVVLDAGVDLLVIQGTLVSAEHVSTTDEPLNLKEFIADLDLPVIVGGCTDYKTALHLMRTGAAGVIVGVGADEWSTTDTVLGIRVPMATAIADAAAARRDYLDETGGRYVHLIADGGLSTSGDIAKAIGCGADAVMLGEPLSLAEGAPAGGAWWHSAASHPALPRGGFCIAGDPDGTLEEVLYGPADRPDGQLNLFGGLRRAMAKCGYRDVKEFQKVALVLDK, encoded by the coding sequence ATGCGTGACGTTGTGGAGATCGGCCTAGGTAAGACCGCGCAGCGCGGCTACCACCTGGACGACATCGCGATCGTTCCGAGCCGTCGCACCCGCGACGTGGACGATGTGTCGACCGAGTGGAAGCTCGACGCGTACCCCTTCAAGATCCCCTGCGTCGCGCACCCGTCGGACGCCACCCAGAGCCCCGAGTCGGTGATCGCCCTGGGCCGCCTCGGTGGCCTGGGCGTGCTCAACGCCGAGGGCCTCTGGACCCGGTACGAAGACCCCACCAAGATCCTCGAAGAGCTGGCTTCGCTCGGCGAGGACTCGGACGCCACCAAGCGTCTGCAGGAGGTCTACGCCGAGCCGATCAAGCCGGAGCTGATCACCGAGCGGGTCCGGCAGATCCGGGCCTCCGGCGTGACCACCGCCGTCCGGGTCTCCCCGCAGCACACCCTCGCGCTGGCGCCGGTGGTGCTCGACGCGGGCGTCGACCTGCTGGTCATCCAGGGCACCCTGGTCTCGGCGGAGCACGTGTCCACGACGGACGAGCCGCTGAACCTCAAGGAGTTCATCGCCGACCTCGACCTGCCGGTGATCGTCGGTGGCTGCACCGACTACAAGACCGCCCTGCACCTGATGCGTACCGGCGCGGCCGGCGTGATCGTCGGTGTCGGCGCCGACGAGTGGTCCACCACCGACACCGTCCTCGGTATCCGGGTGCCGATGGCCACCGCCATCGCCGACGCGGCAGCCGCCCGCCGGGACTACCTGGACGAGACCGGTGGCCGTTACGTGCACCTGATCGCCGACGGTGGCCTGTCCACCTCGGGTGACATCGCCAAGGCGATCGGGTGCGGCGCGGACGCGGTCATGCTCGGGGAGCCGCTGTCGCTCGCCGAGGGCGCGCCCGCCGGTGGCGCCTGGTGGCACTCGGCTGCCAGCCACCCGGCCCTGCCGCGCGGCGGTTTCTGCATCGCCGGCGACCCGGACGGGACGCTCGAAGAGGTCCTCTACGGTCCGGCCGATCGGCCCGACGGCCAGCTCAACCTGTTCGGCGGTCTGCGCCGGGCGATGGCCAAATGCGGCTACCGGGACGTCAAGGAGTTCCAGAAGGTCGCACTCGTCCTGGACAAGTAG